From the Kogia breviceps isolate mKogBre1 chromosome 10, mKogBre1 haplotype 1, whole genome shotgun sequence genome, the window TTTGCTGTACTTATCCGGGTGTTTACGTAGTGACAGTGTTATGTCTCTAATGGGGCTTTTGTTGTCGTTGTCCGGGCCTGTATTGAACTGTGCTCACGGTTCTTTTTCCCGTGTCTCTCGTTGTAGAAGtagttgtgggtttttacctgctCTGGCGGAGCTCCCTGTTCTCCCTCCAGCTCGGTCTTTTTCCACTCAGGGACACGCGTTCAGGGTGGGACGCTGGACAGCAGGAGAGCACAGAGCGACCCTCACAGGGTCCGGCTGCTGCCGCGCCGCCCACGGAGCCCATTTGTCCGCACGCGCGCTCCGCGGCTCTCGTGGGCCAGGGCGGTGCTCTTGCGCAGAGCCTCCGGCTTTGTTTCTTCCACTGCCCTTCGGCCTTATCGTCACTTCTCCTGGTTTCCAGTGGCTGCTTCCTTCCGCGTAGTGTGAGCGCCGCTAGGCCCCGCGTGGACGCTCCCGCAGCCTCCCGAGTGCACGCCTGCAGGCACGCTGAGCCCCCGCGGCCACTAGGACGTGTCCTCTTCAGGAAGGTTCTTCCCAGAGTGCTTGGAGCACGCGTGGGCTGGAGGTTCCCAGGGGGGGGGCGGGGTAGGCTGCCGTGGTCGGGCCCCGTGCGGCCAGAGCTGTGACCCAGAGTCTGGGCGCCTGTGGCGTCGTGTGCTGGTTGTGGAGGGCCCCATACGTCGGAAGAGAGGGCTGCGTGGGCCTGGCAGAGCCGCCCTCCTTGGAGGGTAGCCTCTGGGCTGGGGTGGGCACTCTTTGCCCGGCACTGACGGGCGACCACGACAGCCCCCTTCCACTTGCACCGTCCTTGGCCCGTCTCTGAGCCAGAGTTTAGCCTGTGTAGTCGCACTGCTTTATGGGAACTTATTTAAGGAGTTCTAATGCTGCCGTTTCCAGCTTTGCATATTTCCAGACAATATTTAAGTCCTGGCCCTGCTCCTGTCTGCCGTGATGTTGTTTGAGCCCGTCCCCAAGGGAAAACCAACCTTCAGCATTTGCATGTTATGTTTCAGGGCTCCTTTTGGAGAACATTCTGGGAGGTTTTGTGGGGTTTAGAACATCATGAGCTTGGTagtattaaagaaatgcaaatcccGTGATACTGCCGTGTCCTGCTGGATTACCCTCGTGTGTATTCACTCTCTCTGCACAAGCATCCTGTGCGCATCCTGTGCGGTGAGGCTCTGCCTTCCTCACCTGGACGCTGTCTGTGGCTGCAGTGGAGTTGGCGTGTCCCTGAGTGCTGTGGGCTGCCTGGGAGGAGCTCAGAAGCTGCTTCTGCAGATGAAACCGTCGTGGCTCGGTCCACACTCCACGTTGGTCTAAGTCGCAGGCCTTCGGCTCATCGGCTGGTGCTTCGGACATAAGGGTGAAATTTATTTGGGTTATGAGGATGGTCCAGGTTCTCAGGTGGCTCTGAAGCTAAGTGGTTTCCTGCAGACAGACAGTGGAGCCAAGAGGTGACTGCGCACCGCTTGGGACCCTGGCCCCACGGCTCGCCGCGGGTGTGCGGCCACTCTGGAGAGCACTAGTCCTCTCCAGGCAAACCGGGCGCCCCGTTGGGATCTGGGGCGTCGAGGAGGTGCATCTTTGCTCTTGGAGCTGGTGCGGCAGGAAGCGGTGGGGAGCTCTGCGAGCCGAGCGCCTGGCGGTCCGCTGGTCAGAAGCGACTTCAGTGTGTCTTCCGTGGCGCGTTCCCGCGTGgcttgtccctctctctctctccccctctctccttcccggcccccCACCCTTTCTGGTACTTTTGTCTCTTAATTAAGGCATAATATAAATAAAACGTAACCGGGGTTTTTTAGGTCAACtttatatatacagtaaaatgcatacattaaaacgtacagtttgggcttccctggtggcgcagtggttgggaatccgcctgccgatgcagggggtgcgggttcgagccccggtccgggaagatcccacgtgccgtggagcggctgggcccgtgagccgtggccgctgagactgcacatctggagcctgtgctccgcaacgggagaggccacaacggtgagaggcccgcctaccgcaaaaaaaaaaaaaaagttcagtttggGAGTTCCCTGCTTGTGCAGTGCtcaggacttggtgctttcacactgccgtggcctgggtcaagtccctggttgaggaactgagatcccacgagccacacggcacggccaaaattaaaaataaatgtacaattcagtgaatAATCACGTCCCTAGATTTCCATCACCCCCACAAAGTTCCCCGGGTACATAAATCTTACGTTTACAGTGCAGATTTTACATAAATACCTACCCATGTGACCACCGCCTGGGTCAAGATGAACATTTCTGCAGCATCTGCCAGACTCACGGGACACGTCCACTCACATGCTGTCGGGGTGCTCTGGACACTCGGGTGCTGAATTCTGTTCCCTGATGAATCCTGACGCGCTTGTCTCTGGGGGGGCCCCTGGCGTCCTCCACACGCCCCACTCCTGGCACTCCGCCCCAAAGGACAACCGTTTTGTCTCTCGCAGATCTGGGACACGGCCGGACAGGAGAGGTTCCAGTCTCTGGGTGTGGCCTTCTACAGAGGCGCAGACTGCTGCGTCCTGGTGTTCGACGTGACTGCCCCCAACACGTTCAAAACCCTCGACAGCTGGAGAGACGAGTTCCTCATCCAGGCCAGCCCCCGGGATCCTGAGAACTTCCCCTTCGTCGTGCTGGGAAACAAGATCGACCTCGAAAACAGACAGGCGAGTGCCAGCGGCGCTGGGGGTCCTCGCTCTGGGGCTTGAGAACGTGAGAGCCTGCCCTCACCTGGGCTGGGGCTGCCGAGTCACAGGAAGGGCCTTCTTGTAAAGGGGCAGCTAAGTTTTGCATGACAGGTGCCGTTTTAGATTTGACTGGTGAGAAACTACACTCCTCAGGGGTGTACACCCCGCGTCTCCGGCTGCGTGTGCCCGTGCGGGCGTGGGTGCGGGGGACAGCTCACTTGCCCGGCCCTCGGCGTGGGGCCTTGCTGCCCAGCCTGTAACGGCCGACCAGCCTGGCCCCCCCATGGAGAGACGGGCGGCAGAAGCCCGCGGTGGCTGCTGTCCCCTTGGGGCTTGCGGCCACAGGGCAGGTCCTCGCTGTGGCGCGGGCGGCGCCGGCCAGCCCTCTCGGGCCCGGGCACGCGATTTGCCTTGAGGCCGCCGTGTGCCACTCCGCTCTCGGACGCAAAGGCGGACTCGCGCTCAGTCTGGCTGGTGCGCTCTTAAACTGGGGGCGCTTCCTGGGTCGGATGCTGGGTTCGTCTGACGAGGACACTCAGATGCCGGATGCCGGTGCGTCGGGGCCTGCGGTGCCCCCGCCCGGGAGGGGCCTTCTAGCATTTCCCTCTCCTGTGAGAGCCCCCTGCCTCTGGGGCACCGTGTGAACTTGCAGGGTGCTGGCCATCTGCCTTTGGGGACCGGGGCCCAGGAGGCCGTTCACATCCCCATGCTGCCCCCGCAGCTGTGACTTGCGAGTCTCATTCCCTTTCTGTGCTGCAAGGGAGGAGGGGATTCGAGTGTGACCGCCTCGGGGGCTTCCCTTGATCCCTGTGTGTACAGGAGGTGCTTTGGGCTTTGAGCAAAATCGCTCTAGGTTGCTTTCAAACAGCACGCTTCTCTGGGGCGTGCAGACTCTTAGTCGTAGCTCGGTGTGTTTGTGACCACTCATCTTTTGCTCCCTCTCCTAAGTGACTTAGTCCTTCTCATGCCTGAAGACGGGCTAGGGTGGCCTCGGGGCTCTGGTGCCTCGGTGTGTGGCCAGGCGAGGCGCCGTGGGCAGTAACAACAGAAGGGGCTGCAGAGCTTAAGAGCAAGCTGCCAGGCCTGCAGGAGGGACGGTTACCTCTTCCTGGGCCAGCGTCTTactcccctcagaagctgcttcTAATCTTAGTGAAGCTGTGGGCGGTAGACGGGGTGCTTTGGCTCCTGGCTCTACGGTGTGTAGCCAGCGGGGTGAccggggcggtgggggggacAGTCCTTGCCGGGTGGGATTCCCGCTGTTCCCCGCACACACGTGCCCTGCCTCCTCTTCCAGGTGGCCACAAAGCGGGCACAGGCCTGGTGCTACAGCAAAAACAACATTCCCTACTTCGAGACCAGTGCCAAGGAGGCCATCAACGTGGAGCAGGCCTTCCAGACGATTGCCCGAAACGCGCTGAAGCAGGTGGGTGTGTCTGGCTCCCTCTGGCCATGGCCTGCCGAGCCCGCCCCGGCCTGGCTCCTGTCCTTCACCTGCTTTCCTCGCTGACTCTTTCCCATGTAGCCAGAAACCCCCGTGCTTATCCGGGAACGTAATGGCACGGTCTGCCAAGGcttccagaaattccactcatTTGTGAATAACGTCAATCGTGCGGGGCAGCAGAGCCTCTGCCGGGGTCTCTCTGGTCTGGCCGGCTGCGTTCTTTCCTGTCGCAGCTGCCAGGTGGCCAGGTCGCCAGCTGGCCCTGGTCAGACTGGCCCTTCTCTTTGACGAGGGGGCAACTTGAATTCGAGACCCAGCTCTGCTGCCCATCATTGgatctagttttgttttttaacaaatttattatttatttatgtatgtaaggctctgttgggtctttgctgctgcgcagcgagtgggggccactctttgccGTGGtgcgtgggcccctcactgcagtagcttctgttgtggagcgcgggctctagagcgcaggctcagtagttatggcacacgggcttagttgctccgcgatatgtgggatcttccccggaacCCCTGTCTGTccattgcgccaccaggtaagtcccatttgtttttttttctaatcatatCTGAGCTGTAAGAGACTGTGGGCTTTTGGGGGcacttgtgaagattaaatgagatacactGACTTTTGGAATTCTCGCAAATGATCCCTGGAAAGGTTAAGCCAAAGCTCTAGGAATTGTATTCCTTGGATAAAGTTTTCCTACATTTTACTTTGTTCAGCTGTCCCCCGAAATAACAGTGGCTTCTTGTTGGCAAGTGCCAGCCGAAGACTTTTGGACGCAGCCGCTGTGTCGGGGCAGGTGCCAGCATTGTCAGTCGTCTGTAGGGGGCAGGTGAGGGATGCGGTCGGAGGCCAGGGGCCCATGGCAGCTGCAGAGGGCGGGCTGGCCCTGCAGCTCCTGGGAGCGGCGGGCTCACAGCGGAAGGCGCGCTTCGTCTCTAGAGCCTTGTTATGGTGATGAGGTGGCATCTCGGGAGTGAGACTGTTAGATTGAaaggtgtgtgtgtttttgcGGGCAAGTGCCCCCTGGCTTTCCCAGGGACAGCAGTAATCCTTCGGTTCCTGCCAGCACGGCGCAGGCCTCCCCGTGGAGCCCCGCTGACACTCCGCACGGCGGAGCCCGTACGCAGCGCTCCGGCAGGACCCCGCCGTGCTGAGCGCTCGCAGAGAATCTTGTAGCCGAGTAGCCAGTTGCACATGCGTTGGGGCCTGCTCCGTGCCTGGGCCACCTTGATTTCGCTGCCTCTGCGTCTGACCCCGATCAGGCAGGCCTCCCCTcactaattttatcttttttcttggctgtttttggctcattttattcattttttctttcctcacccTCCCTCCAAATAAGACCTTACTGGGATTCTGATTGGAATTGCGTCGCACCCGATGTCTTCGTCTCTCTGGCTGTGCCtcaaataccacaggctgggcgGCCGAAGCAACagacttttattttcctctcagcTCTGGAGCCAGAAGCCCACAATCAGGGTGCCAGCAAATTCAGTCTCTCCTAAGGACCCTCTGTTAAGACGGAAAGTAGCTACGTGTGGGTGAAGGGCTGAGGGCGTCAGATAGGGTCCGGGTGGCTGCGCACGGTGCAGACTTTCTGGGGGCGGTGGAAGCGTCCTGGGATCAGGGCGTGGTGGCAGCGGGCAAGTTTTGAATATGCTAAACGTAGTCCTAGAGGTTGTTACTTTTATAGCAATCGTGAATGGAATGGAACTTCTGATGGAGAGAACCAGTCCCTGCTTTTCCAAATCCTTGAACAGCTCCTGACGCACAGGTGCTTGTAGTGTGTAAGCGACCGCGGAAGTCCCACTGAACGGGCCCGACCCCAGTCTGTGCCCTGTGATCCCCACAGACAGAGAGATCCGTCCTCTGCTGGGCGCTGTGTGTGCGCAtttgcagataagaaaaggaAGCTAGACCCCGAGTCCAGAAAGATGAGAGCAGATAGGGGGCTGGAGGAGCACCTCCTTCTCGTCAGGCGCTGGGAGAGGCCCCGGAGCGGGCGGAGGGCACGCCAGCCCTGTCCTGCCGGCCTGCTCAGTGCACCGCGCCCTGGACAGGGCTCACTTGGCTGTGAGCGCCTTCTGCCACGGCCCTCACTTCACCGCCGGGCCTGTTCCGTGCCCGTGCCCCCATGtgcccgggctgagctcgggagTCGCCCCGAGCCTGGGCTCGCCCCCCTAACCAAGCTGTTTCTCTCTCCCCGCCCAGGAAACGGAGGTGGAGCTGTACAATGAATTCCCTGAGCCCATCAAACTGGACAAGAACGAGCGGGCCAAGGCCTCGGCAGAAAGCTGCAGCTGCTGAAGTGGCAGAGAGAGCAGAGCACCCAGTCTTCACGAACCAAGAACACACGTAGGCCTTCCACCAtgagcccctctcctctccacacAACAGTCATCTCTCACATCCAGCTGCCAAAAGAACCCCCAAAGTTTcccctgcgcacacacacacccacccctgACACAGACAGACTCCACAGCCCAGGCCTGTGACGGCTCTGTCGGGGTCCCTGCGTCAGCAGATGGCAGCAGGCTGGGCCGGCTGTAGAAATCGTTCCGGTTTGGAGTCGGCCTCGGAGGCTGCTTCTTTTTGTCCACTGGAGAGAGAGAACTGTTACAGTCAACCTGTGTCTAaattagttggtttttttttaactgtcttgTGGTTttacccccccgccaccc encodes:
- the RAB7A gene encoding ras-related protein Rab-7a, with the protein product MASRKKVLLKVIILGDSGVGKTSLMNQYVNKKFSNQYKATIGADFLTKEVMVDDRLVTMQIWDTAGQERFQSLGVAFYRGADCCVLVFDVTAPNTFKTLDSWRDEFLIQASPRDPENFPFVVLGNKIDLENRQVATKRAQAWCYSKNNIPYFETSAKEAINVEQAFQTIARNALKQETEVELYNEFPEPIKLDKNERAKASAESCSC